A genome region from Nitrospirota bacterium includes the following:
- the zapB gene encoding cell division protein ZapB produces MFKTFEEKISFAIDKIKTLKEEKTALQKRVDELEGMLRSREQEIEKLAAEKTSIKAQIENLFTELEAIEVR; encoded by the coding sequence ATGTTCAAGACGTTCGAGGAGAAGATATCCTTTGCCATAGACAAGATCAAGACCCTGAAAGAGGAAAAGACCGCTCTCCAGAAGAGAGTGGACGAGCTTGAAGGCATGCTCAGATCGAGAGAGCAGGAGATCGAAAAACTCGCTGCCGAAAAGACCTCCATCAAGGCGCAGATCGAGAACCTCTTCACCGAGCTCGAAGCCATCGAGGTGAGATAA
- a CDS encoding transglycosylase SLT domain-containing protein, giving the protein MTDKNYRGLLLFALLVAIMALIDPLCAATESPKGGTAPASAAEPDHPLAAGKRSLDKGEYEKAIALLGAAYEKAPALGDYALLWRSSAYEKSEDTGRALADLKTIRERYKESPLLKQVRIREIELSRKRKDASTAKLFESFIKDHPSNTEVKFAYATFLKENNELQKAKPLFKEIYITVCPLSSRALAELSPADLTVEDMVKRGKALNTAWLFEESERIFREALRKDTQQFRSDILEGLALSLFRQKRYKEAAELYKQISSDYWRARSLYRAGEIDTLQAELPALTRTGDKRLATVLLAYGTKKRREGKIEEALALFNSVLAQYPAAKEETLWAIGWTHYLSRDYESALKILSQLAATYGDAKYAYWRDKSRELLAGPAPEQTPEPVKVSLARQESPRHTFYSFLSLVRGKQRLPGIKAADRPDTGNAALNPSLPPAHAERIDLLAKLGFRQEAVAELLHAAKKNPAPGDLIAVSASLKELGNYKMSMSTIAKVPYREDLHAFFYPVAYWPEVEEAARARGIDPYLVLSVMREESRFAPDARSIAGALGLMQLMPQTARQLNRNAGVRLSQSSDLYDPTVNIQLGAYYLSHLVNKMGSIPLALAAYNGGEDAVNDWLGKGTYKTIDEFIEDIPYDETRDYVKKVMTTYFEYLRRSADGDLSASRNRLGNL; this is encoded by the coding sequence ATGACGGATAAGAATTACAGAGGATTACTGCTTTTCGCCCTTCTCGTCGCGATCATGGCGTTGATCGATCCCCTTTGCGCGGCAACCGAATCACCGAAGGGCGGCACTGCGCCCGCCTCTGCTGCCGAGCCCGATCACCCTCTCGCTGCAGGCAAACGCAGCCTGGATAAAGGAGAGTACGAGAAGGCGATCGCCTTGCTCGGCGCCGCGTATGAGAAGGCGCCGGCCCTCGGCGACTATGCACTCCTCTGGCGCTCCTCGGCGTACGAGAAATCGGAAGACACCGGCCGCGCCCTCGCCGATCTGAAGACAATCAGGGAGCGGTATAAAGAATCGCCGCTGCTCAAGCAGGTGAGAATACGGGAGATCGAGCTCTCCCGGAAGCGGAAGGACGCCTCGACGGCGAAGCTCTTCGAGAGCTTCATCAAGGACCATCCGTCCAACACGGAGGTAAAGTTCGCCTACGCGACCTTCCTCAAGGAGAACAACGAGCTCCAGAAGGCGAAGCCGCTCTTCAAGGAGATCTATATCACCGTCTGCCCCCTGTCGTCCCGCGCCCTTGCCGAGCTCTCTCCCGCCGATCTGACGGTCGAGGATATGGTCAAGCGCGGCAAGGCCCTCAACACCGCGTGGCTCTTCGAGGAGTCGGAGAGGATATTCAGAGAGGCCCTGCGGAAAGACACGCAGCAGTTCAGGAGCGATATTCTCGAGGGTCTCGCCCTCTCCCTCTTCAGGCAGAAGCGGTACAAGGAGGCTGCCGAGCTGTACAAGCAGATCAGCAGCGACTACTGGAGAGCGCGGTCGCTCTACCGTGCCGGAGAGATCGATACGCTCCAGGCCGAGCTGCCTGCGCTGACCAGGACGGGAGACAAGCGCCTTGCGACGGTGCTCCTCGCCTACGGGACGAAGAAACGGCGGGAGGGAAAGATCGAGGAGGCCCTCGCCCTCTTCAATTCGGTGCTTGCGCAGTATCCCGCTGCAAAAGAAGAGACCCTCTGGGCGATCGGCTGGACCCATTACCTCTCCCGGGATTACGAGAGCGCGTTAAAAATATTATCGCAGCTCGCCGCGACCTACGGCGATGCAAAATATGCTTACTGGAGAGATAAGTCGAGGGAGCTGCTGGCCGGTCCTGCCCCGGAGCAGACGCCGGAGCCCGTAAAAGTATCGCTCGCCAGGCAGGAGAGCCCGCGCCACACCTTCTACTCCTTCCTCTCCCTCGTTCGGGGCAAACAGCGGCTGCCGGGTATCAAAGCGGCTGACCGGCCGGATACCGGGAATGCCGCACTGAATCCCTCGCTGCCCCCGGCCCATGCCGAGCGTATCGACCTGCTGGCGAAGCTGGGGTTCAGGCAGGAGGCGGTGGCGGAGCTCCTCCATGCCGCGAAAAAGAATCCCGCGCCGGGCGACCTCATCGCGGTCAGCGCTTCGCTCAAGGAGCTGGGCAATTATAAAATGTCGATGAGCACTATCGCGAAGGTGCCCTACCGCGAGGACCTCCACGCCTTCTTCTATCCCGTCGCCTACTGGCCCGAGGTGGAAGAGGCGGCGCGCGCGAGGGGCATCGACCCCTACCTGGTCCTCTCGGTGATGCGCGAGGAGTCGCGGTTCGCTCCCGATGCGCGCTCCATCGCCGGCGCCCTGGGACTGATGCAGCTGATGCCCCAGACGGCGCGGCAGCTCAACAGGAACGCCGGGGTGCGGCTTTCGCAATCGTCCGATCTGTACGACCCCACGGTCAACATTCAGCTCGGCGCCTACTATCTCAGCCACCTGGTGAACAAGATGGGCTCCATTCCCCTCGCCCTCGCGGCGTACAACGGCGGGGAGGACGCGGTCAACGACTGGCTCGGCAAGGGGACCTACAAGACCATCGACGAATTCATCGAGGATATCCCCTACGACGAGACCCGCGACTACGTCAAGAAGGTCATGACCACCTACTTCGAGTACCTGCGTCGCAGCGCCGACGGCGACCTCTCGGCGAGCCGTAACCGTCTGGGAAATCTCTAG
- the aroC gene encoding chorismate synthase: MYKLRLLTAGESHGKGLVGILEGIPAGLPLAAGDIDKELKRRQGGHGRGGRMKIEQDRAEILAGVRWGRTLGSPLALLVENRDWKNWQDGMSADTAHEGSLAPVTRPRPGHADLAGALKYSHRDLRNILERSSARETAIKVALGAVAKRLLAEFGVTVGSYVIQIGSAGMSRTSLDDIRSRFSPESDLERIDASPVRCPDEAASRAMVELIDRAARNGDTLGGVFEVVAAGAPPGLGSHIQWDKRLDSRLAQALMGIQAIKGVEIGDGFDMAGRFGSEVMDEIFYSSQPSAAGHQHRGKDAPGFYRTTNHAGGIEGGITNGMPVIIRAAMKPIPTLKKALRSVDIETKEPFEAAYERSDTCAVPAAAVIAEAMAALVIADALLEKFGGDSVHETKRNAAAYKEYLGAF, encoded by the coding sequence ATGTATAAGCTCAGATTGCTTACCGCAGGAGAATCGCACGGCAAAGGGCTGGTAGGGATCCTCGAAGGGATTCCCGCCGGGCTCCCCCTTGCTGCCGGGGATATCGACAAGGAGCTGAAGCGGCGGCAGGGCGGGCACGGCCGCGGCGGACGGATGAAGATCGAGCAGGACCGCGCCGAAATACTGGCCGGTGTCAGATGGGGAAGGACCCTCGGCTCGCCCCTCGCCCTCCTCGTCGAGAACAGGGATTGGAAGAACTGGCAGGACGGCATGTCCGCAGATACGGCGCACGAGGGGTCTCTCGCGCCGGTCACCAGGCCCCGGCCCGGCCATGCCGATCTCGCCGGCGCCCTGAAATACAGCCACCGTGACCTGCGCAACATCCTCGAGCGCTCGAGCGCGCGGGAGACGGCGATCAAGGTGGCCCTCGGCGCCGTGGCGAAGCGGCTGCTCGCCGAGTTCGGCGTTACCGTCGGCAGCTATGTTATCCAGATCGGCAGCGCGGGCATGAGCAGGACATCGCTCGACGATATCCGTTCCCGTTTCTCTCCGGAAAGCGATCTCGAACGCATAGACGCCTCTCCTGTCCGCTGTCCCGATGAAGCGGCCTCCCGTGCAATGGTCGAGCTCATCGACCGGGCCGCGCGCAACGGCGACACCCTGGGGGGAGTCTTCGAAGTCGTTGCAGCCGGAGCACCGCCCGGCCTCGGGAGCCATATCCAGTGGGATAAGCGGCTCGACAGCCGGCTTGCCCAGGCGCTCATGGGCATTCAGGCGATTAAGGGGGTCGAGATCGGCGACGGATTCGATATGGCGGGACGGTTCGGCTCCGAGGTCATGGACGAGATCTTCTATAGCAGTCAGCCATCAGCAGCCGGCCATCAGCACCGGGGAAAAGACGCCCCGGGCTTCTACCGGACGACGAACCATGCGGGCGGGATCGAAGGCGGCATCACCAACGGGATGCCTGTCATAATCAGGGCAGCGATGAAGCCGATCCCGACGCTGAAGAAAGCGCTCCGTTCGGTCGATATAGAGACCAAGGAACCCTTCGAAGCGGCCTATGAGCGTTCCGATACCTGTGCGGTTCCTGCTGCTGCGGTCATTGCGGAAGCGATGGCGGCCCTGGTCATTGCCGATGCGCTCCTCGAAAAGTTCGGGGGCGACAGCGTGCATGAGACGAAGAGGAATGCCGCCGCGTATAAAGAATACCTTGGAGCCTTTTGA
- the glgB gene encoding 1,4-alpha-glucan branching protein GlgB: METMQIDRSLEELVRGEYSNPFELLGIHPFNGRSLIRAFMPEAREAWVVIVEGERSGQTVPMQRVLDEGLYEAVVDKDTRPLGYKIRTVTRWDEVREFYDPYAFSPVLTDFDLHLIGEGTHYQNYEKLGAHPREVNGIAGVHFAVWAPNARRMSVIGDFNGWDGRRHPMRPLGSSGIWELFIPGLGEGLGYKFEVLSRYHGYKEQKVDPFAFFFEVRPKTAAIVYDIENKYTWRDDAWVAAREKKNWFEAPVSIYEVHLGSWMRAPEEGNRFLTYRELAERLIPHVKRLGFTHIELLPVSEHPLDASWGYQTIGYFAPTSRFGAPADFMYFVDECHQNGIGVLVDWVPAHFPKDAHGLAFFDGTCLYEHEDPRKGEHREWGTLVFNYGRNEVRNYLISNALFWLDKYHIDGLRVDAVASMLYLDYSRKHGEWVPNIYGGNENLEAIDFLKHFNEVVHYYHPGVLTVAEESTAWGGVSKPTYLGGLGFSMKWNMGWMHDTLDYFSKEPVHRKYHTNNLTFSMIYAFTENFVLPFSHDEVVYGKRSMLSKMPGDLWQKFANLRALYGYMYGHPGKKMLFMGGEFGQWDEWNFDTSLDWHLVQYEPHQKLMDYLYNLNRLYRTEPALYEVCHDWRGFEWIDFHDHDNSVLSFIRRAKDPDDFLVFVFNLTPVPRPGYRIGVPRPGYYQELLNSDSTYYGGSDMGNGGGVTAEEISSHERFPCSLNLTLPPLSALIFKPR; encoded by the coding sequence ATGGAGACGATGCAGATTGACCGGAGCCTGGAAGAATTGGTCAGAGGCGAGTACAGCAACCCGTTCGAGCTCCTCGGCATACACCCCTTCAACGGGCGGTCTCTCATCCGCGCGTTCATGCCCGAAGCAAGAGAGGCATGGGTCGTTATAGTCGAGGGAGAGCGCTCCGGGCAGACGGTCCCGATGCAGAGAGTGCTCGACGAAGGGCTCTACGAGGCGGTCGTCGATAAGGACACGCGGCCCCTGGGGTATAAGATCAGGACCGTCACCCGCTGGGACGAGGTGCGGGAGTTTTACGACCCCTATGCCTTTTCCCCGGTGCTGACCGATTTCGATCTGCACCTGATCGGCGAGGGCACGCACTACCAGAATTACGAAAAGCTCGGGGCGCATCCCCGCGAGGTCAACGGCATAGCAGGCGTCCACTTCGCTGTCTGGGCCCCCAATGCGCGGCGCATGAGCGTTATCGGCGACTTCAACGGGTGGGACGGCAGGCGGCATCCCATGCGGCCCCTCGGTTCGTCCGGGATCTGGGAGCTCTTCATTCCCGGGCTCGGGGAGGGCCTGGGCTATAAATTCGAGGTCCTCTCGCGGTATCACGGATACAAGGAGCAGAAGGTGGATCCCTTCGCCTTCTTTTTCGAGGTCCGCCCCAAAACCGCTGCCATTGTCTACGATATCGAAAACAAATATACCTGGCGGGACGACGCCTGGGTTGCGGCGAGGGAGAAGAAGAACTGGTTCGAAGCGCCGGTCTCGATCTACGAGGTCCACCTCGGCTCGTGGATGCGCGCTCCGGAAGAGGGGAACCGCTTTCTCACGTACCGCGAGCTGGCCGAGCGGCTGATCCCGCATGTCAAGAGACTCGGGTTCACCCATATCGAGCTCCTCCCGGTCTCGGAACATCCGCTCGACGCCTCCTGGGGATACCAGACGATCGGGTATTTCGCGCCCACGAGCAGGTTCGGCGCTCCCGCGGACTTCATGTATTTTGTCGACGAGTGCCACCAGAACGGCATCGGCGTTCTGGTGGACTGGGTTCCCGCGCACTTCCCCAAGGACGCGCACGGCCTCGCCTTCTTCGACGGCACCTGCCTCTACGAGCATGAGGACCCGCGAAAGGGCGAGCATAGGGAGTGGGGTACGCTTGTCTTCAACTACGGAAGGAACGAGGTGCGGAATTACCTCATCTCGAACGCGCTCTTCTGGCTCGACAAGTACCACATCGACGGGCTGCGGGTCGATGCCGTCGCCTCCATGCTCTACCTCGACTATTCCCGCAAGCACGGAGAGTGGGTCCCCAATATCTACGGCGGCAACGAGAACCTCGAGGCGATCGACTTCCTCAAGCACTTCAACGAGGTGGTCCATTACTACCACCCCGGCGTGCTCACCGTAGCGGAAGAGTCGACCGCCTGGGGCGGGGTCTCGAAGCCCACCTACCTCGGCGGCCTCGGCTTCAGCATGAAGTGGAATATGGGCTGGATGCACGACACCCTCGATTACTTCTCGAAAGAGCCGGTCCACCGGAAGTACCATACCAACAATCTTACCTTCAGCATGATCTATGCGTTTACCGAAAACTTCGTGCTCCCCTTCTCGCACGACGAGGTCGTTTACGGCAAGCGGTCGATGCTGAGCAAGATGCCGGGCGACCTGTGGCAGAAGTTCGCCAACCTCAGGGCGCTCTACGGCTATATGTACGGCCATCCCGGCAAAAAGATGCTCTTCATGGGCGGTGAATTCGGGCAGTGGGACGAGTGGAATTTCGATACCAGTCTCGACTGGCACCTCGTCCAGTACGAGCCGCACCAGAAGCTCATGGACTATCTCTACAATCTCAACCGCCTCTACCGCACCGAGCCTGCGCTGTACGAGGTCTGCCACGACTGGCGGGGCTTCGAGTGGATCGACTTCCACGACCACGACAACAGCGTCCTTTCGTTCATCAGGCGGGCGAAGGATCCCGACGACTTTCTCGTCTTTGTCTTCAATCTTACGCCGGTGCCGCGGCCGGGCTATCGTATCGGCGTGCCGCGGCCGGGCTACTATCAGGAGCTGCTGAACAGCGATTCCACCTATTACGGGGGATCGGATATGGGCAACGGCGGAGGCGTGACCGCGGAGGAGATCTCGTCGCACGAGCGGTTTCCTTGCTCTCTGAACCTTACGCTGCCGCCGCTCTCGGCATTGATCTTCAAGCCCCGCTAG
- a CDS encoding PilT/PilU family type 4a pilus ATPase codes for MRRPELDYLLSTMLDSSDNVSDLNFTVGKPPQVEAAGQLVPVSFKEAALDTLTPFQTEIIAMNLINSDRRLTETLIREGSCDLSYLLPGKARFRVNIFSQRGSYSIVLRKLSTDIPTLADLRIPEVLGQIAEEKNGLVLVTGATGSGKSSTLAAVLRIINENKSVHVITLEDPVEFAHPHQKATFNQREMGIDFDTFANGLRAALRQAPKVVLVGEMRDRETVEIGLSAAETGHLVLSTLHTIDAGQTVNRIAGMFEQEEEKQIRIRLADTIRWVVSQRLLPKVGGGRIAVVEIMKTNLRVKESILNGEAEGKTFYEIIEAGEAFGMQTFDKAIIKLYQDGLITEETALAYASKKPVVGRGIDMIKSAKGEKTTPIEGLKMDKDYTLRMKTK; via the coding sequence ATGAGAAGACCTGAGCTCGATTACCTGCTGAGCACCATGCTCGACAGCAGCGATAATGTCTCTGACCTCAACTTTACGGTCGGCAAGCCGCCGCAGGTCGAGGCAGCGGGGCAGCTGGTGCCGGTCAGCTTCAAAGAGGCCGCGCTCGATACCCTCACCCCTTTCCAGACCGAGATCATCGCGATGAACCTGATCAATTCAGACCGCCGGCTCACCGAGACGCTGATCAGGGAGGGATCGTGCGACCTCTCCTATCTGCTGCCCGGAAAGGCGCGCTTCAGGGTCAACATATTTTCGCAGCGCGGCTCCTATTCGATCGTGCTCAGAAAGCTCTCCACGGATATCCCTACCCTCGCGGACCTGCGGATTCCCGAGGTGCTCGGCCAGATCGCCGAAGAGAAGAACGGCCTGGTGCTGGTGACCGGAGCCACGGGGAGCGGTAAATCGTCGACCCTGGCCGCGGTGCTCAGGATCATCAACGAGAACAAGTCGGTTCATGTCATCACCCTCGAAGACCCCGTCGAGTTCGCGCACCCGCACCAGAAGGCGACCTTCAACCAGCGCGAAATGGGCATCGACTTCGATACGTTCGCCAACGGCCTGAGAGCAGCGCTCCGCCAGGCTCCCAAGGTAGTGCTCGTCGGAGAGATGAGAGACCGGGAGACCGTCGAGATAGGCCTTTCCGCAGCAGAGACGGGACACCTCGTCCTCTCTACCCTGCATACCATCGATGCAGGGCAGACGGTCAACAGGATCGCCGGCATGTTCGAACAGGAGGAGGAGAAGCAGATCCGCATCCGCCTCGCCGACACCATACGGTGGGTGGTGAGCCAGCGGCTCCTGCCCAAGGTCGGCGGCGGAAGAATAGCCGTCGTCGAGATCATGAAGACGAACCTCAGGGTGAAAGAGTCAATCCTGAACGGTGAGGCCGAGGGAAAGACCTTCTACGAGATCATCGAGGCCGGCGAGGCCTTCGGTATGCAGACCTTCGACAAGGCGATCATAAAGCTGTACCAGGACGGGCTGATCACCGAAGAGACCGCCCTCGCCTATGCCTCGAAGAAGCCGGTCGTCGGCAGGGGCATCGATATGATCAAGAGCGCCAAGGGAGAGAAGACGACCCCGATCGAGGGGCTGAAGATGGATAAGGACTACACTCTACGGATGAAGACAAAATAG
- a CDS encoding type IV pilus twitching motility protein PilT — MAKIDAFFQLMHEQGASDLHMVSGSQPILRIRGEMERIDYNPLDNDDLKAMLYEIAPEDKIKTFEETGDVDFGYEIPGLARYRANFFMQKYGVGAVFREIPSEILTTEQLGLPPVCKKFAMLQKGLVLVTGPTGSGKSTTLAAIIDYANKMRKDHIITVEDPIEFVHKSQGCIVNHRELGTHTKSFSAALRGALREDPDIILVGEMRDLETIQLALEAASTGHLVFGTLHTTSAPKTVDRVVDVFPANQQAQIRTTLSESLKGVIAQNLFKRIDKKGRCAALEILVVTYAVSNLIRESKTHQLPSAMQTGKKFGMQTLDDAIMELLQKKRISPEDAYDKAIDKQKFVQFLKEPPPEF, encoded by the coding sequence ATGGCCAAAATTGATGCGTTTTTTCAACTCATGCACGAGCAGGGGGCCTCTGACCTGCATATGGTCTCGGGCTCCCAGCCGATCCTCCGGATCCGCGGCGAGATGGAGCGGATCGACTATAACCCCCTCGACAACGACGATCTGAAAGCGATGCTCTACGAGATCGCCCCTGAAGACAAGATAAAGACCTTCGAGGAGACCGGAGATGTCGACTTCGGCTACGAGATCCCCGGCCTGGCCCGGTATCGGGCGAACTTCTTCATGCAGAAATACGGTGTCGGGGCGGTCTTCAGGGAGATCCCGAGCGAGATCCTGACCACCGAGCAGCTGGGGCTGCCGCCGGTATGCAAGAAGTTCGCGATGCTCCAGAAGGGGCTGGTGCTGGTTACGGGACCTACCGGAAGCGGTAAGTCGACGACGCTCGCGGCGATCATCGACTACGCCAACAAGATGCGGAAAGACCACATCATCACCGTCGAAGACCCGATCGAGTTCGTGCACAAAAGCCAGGGCTGCATCGTCAACCACCGGGAGCTCGGGACCCATACGAAATCCTTCTCTGCCGCGCTCAGGGGAGCGCTCCGCGAGGACCCCGACATCATCCTCGTGGGTGAAATGCGGGACCTCGAAACGATCCAGCTCGCGCTCGAGGCTGCCTCGACCGGCCATCTCGTCTTCGGCACCCTGCACACGACGAGCGCGCCGAAGACCGTCGACAGGGTGGTGGATGTCTTCCCTGCAAATCAGCAGGCGCAGATCAGGACGACCCTGTCGGAGTCCCTGAAGGGCGTTATCGCGCAGAACCTCTTCAAACGCATCGACAAGAAGGGACGGTGCGCCGCGCTCGAGATCCTCGTCGTCACCTACGCGGTCTCGAACCTCATCAGGGAATCGAAGACCCATCAGCTCCCCTCGGCAATGCAGACCGGGAAGAAATTCGGCATGCAGACGCTGGACGACGCCATCATGGAGCTCCTCCAGAAAAAAAGGATCAGTCCCGAAGACGCGTATGACAAGGCAATCGATAAACAGAAGTTCGTCCAGTTCCTGAAAGAACCGCCGCCGGAATTTTAA
- the secA gene encoding preprotein translocase subunit SecA, whose product MMVNILKKIFGTKNERELKRLFDNVDQVNSLEPSVAALSDEQLKGKTEEFRSRLESGASLDALLSEAFAVVREAGKRLMKMRHFDVQLIGGMALHEGKIAEMKTGEGKTLVATLPVYLNALDGRGVHVITVNDYLAKRDAQWMGTLYHFLGLSVGVIQHDSSFLYDPTYVTLDKRYNHLRPCTRQEAYRADITYGTNNEFGFDYLRDNMKYDIADYCQRELNYAIVDEVDSILIDEARTPLIISGPSEESTDKYFKVNRIIPQFKPDEDFKIDEKLKNAVLTESGSAKVERLIGVGNLYDPTNIELVHHVLQALRAHHLFKRDVDYVVKDGEVVIVDEFTGRLMPGRRWSDGLHQAIEAKEGVKIASENQTLATITFQNYFRMYNKLAGMTGTADTEAEEFAKIYNLDVLVIPTNKAMVRLDHPDMIYKNEKAKFNAVINDIEACHAKGQPVLVGTTSIEKSELLSHLLKKRGIKHAVLNAKYHEREAEIVAQTGRLGAVTIATNMAGRGTDIVLGGNPDGLAREYVKDKPEYTEEDFAAAYERAKEVCGKERGQVVAAGGLHIVGTERHEARRIDNQLRGRSGRQGDPGSSRFYLSLEDDLMRIFGSDRITGLMNLLKMEEDIPIENKMVTKAIENSQKRVEAHNFDIRKHLLEYDDVMNKQRQEIYSFRREILERPSLRDKIFEMIEDEVAALLEVYCPANSGYDAWDLNGLRDALYGTFSLSLELKDSGGLDELEKTIVSRVKELYEQKEQEAGAEIMRYMEKVILLQIVDTQWKDHLLGIDHIKEGIGLRGYAQRDPLVEYKKEAFELFADMSQRINAEVLMRLFRVQVRQESETEVRQRSQQRLIFNRSDGDGARQPAHAGKKVGRNDPCPCGSGKKHKKCCGVA is encoded by the coding sequence ATCATGGTAAATATACTTAAAAAGATATTCGGTACGAAGAACGAGCGTGAGCTCAAACGCCTGTTCGACAACGTCGATCAGGTAAATTCCCTCGAGCCGTCCGTTGCCGCGCTGAGCGATGAACAGCTCAAGGGAAAGACGGAGGAATTCAGGAGCAGGCTCGAGTCGGGAGCGTCTCTCGACGCCCTGCTGAGCGAGGCCTTTGCCGTCGTCCGGGAGGCGGGAAAGCGCCTCATGAAGATGCGGCATTTCGATGTCCAGCTCATCGGCGGCATGGCGCTCCACGAAGGGAAGATCGCCGAGATGAAGACCGGCGAGGGAAAGACCCTTGTGGCGACGCTCCCGGTCTACCTGAACGCCCTCGACGGCAGGGGAGTGCATGTCATTACGGTGAACGACTACCTGGCCAAGAGAGACGCCCAGTGGATGGGAACGCTCTACCACTTCCTGGGTCTCTCGGTCGGCGTCATCCAGCACGACAGCTCCTTTCTTTACGACCCGACATATGTGACCCTCGACAAGCGCTACAACCATCTCAGGCCCTGCACGCGGCAGGAGGCGTATCGCGCCGATATAACCTACGGCACCAACAACGAGTTCGGGTTCGATTATCTCAGGGACAACATGAAGTACGATATCGCCGACTACTGCCAGCGGGAGCTGAACTACGCGATCGTGGACGAGGTCGACAGCATTCTCATCGACGAGGCGAGGACGCCGCTCATCATCTCCGGCCCCTCCGAGGAGTCTACGGACAAGTACTTCAAGGTGAACAGGATCATCCCGCAGTTCAAGCCCGACGAGGACTTCAAGATCGACGAGAAGCTCAAGAACGCGGTCCTCACCGAGTCGGGCAGCGCCAAGGTGGAGCGGCTCATCGGGGTGGGCAACCTCTACGATCCGACGAACATCGAGCTGGTCCACCACGTGCTCCAGGCCCTGCGCGCGCACCATCTCTTCAAGCGCGATGTCGATTACGTCGTCAAGGACGGCGAGGTGGTCATCGTCGATGAATTCACCGGCCGGCTCATGCCGGGCAGACGGTGGAGCGACGGGCTGCACCAGGCGATCGAAGCGAAGGAGGGCGTCAAGATCGCGAGCGAGAACCAGACGCTCGCCACGATCACCTTCCAGAACTACTTCAGGATGTACAACAAGCTCGCCGGCATGACCGGTACGGCGGATACGGAAGCGGAAGAGTTCGCGAAGATCTACAACCTGGATGTCCTGGTCATCCCGACGAACAAGGCGATGGTCCGCCTCGATCATCCCGATATGATCTACAAGAACGAGAAGGCGAAATTCAACGCGGTCATCAACGATATCGAGGCCTGCCATGCGAAGGGCCAGCCGGTGCTCGTGGGCACCACCTCGATCGAGAAGTCGGAGCTCCTGAGCCACCTCCTGAAGAAGCGGGGCATAAAGCATGCGGTGCTGAATGCGAAGTACCACGAACGGGAGGCCGAGATCGTCGCCCAGACCGGGCGGCTCGGCGCGGTCACCATCGCCACCAACATGGCGGGACGGGGCACCGATATCGTCCTGGGCGGCAATCCCGACGGCCTTGCCCGCGAGTATGTGAAGGACAAGCCGGAGTATACGGAAGAGGACTTCGCCGCTGCGTATGAGAGAGCGAAAGAGGTCTGCGGAAAGGAGCGGGGGCAGGTCGTCGCTGCAGGCGGGCTGCACATTGTCGGCACCGAGCGCCACGAGGCCCGGCGTATCGACAACCAGCTCCGGGGGAGATCGGGCCGGCAGGGAGACCCCGGCTCGTCGCGGTTCTATCTCTCGCTCGAAGACGACCTGATGCGGATCTTCGGCTCCGACCGGATAACGGGCCTGATGAACCTCCTCAAGATGGAAGAGGATATCCCCATCGAGAACAAGATGGTCACGAAGGCGATCGAGAATTCCCAGAAGAGGGTCGAGGCCCACAACTTCGATATCAGGAAGCACCTGCTCGAGTACGACGATGTCATGAACAAGCAGCGGCAGGAGATCTATTCGTTCAGGCGCGAGATCCTTGAGCGGCCGTCGCTGCGGGACAAGATCTTCGAGATGATCGAAGACGAAGTGGCAGCGCTCCTCGAGGTCTACTGCCCTGCGAACAGCGGGTACGATGCCTGGGACCTGAACGGTCTCCGCGACGCGCTCTACGGCACCTTCTCCCTTTCCCTGGAGCTGAAGGATTCCGGCGGGCTCGACGAGCTCGAGAAGACGATCGTCAGCCGCGTCAAGGAGCTCTACGAGCAGAAGGAGCAGGAGGCGGGCGCCGAGATCATGCGCTACATGGAGAAGGTGATTCTCCTGCAGATCGTCGATACGCAGTGGAAAGACCACCTGCTCGGCATCGACCATATCAAAGAAGGCATCGGCCTGCGGGGGTACGCCCAGAGAGACCCCCTCGTGGAATACAAGAAAGAGGCATTCGAGCTCTTTGCCGATATGTCGCAGCGCATCAACGCGGAGGTGCTGATGCGGCTCTTCCGGGTCCAGGTGCGCCAGGAGAGCGAAACCGAGGTCAGGCAGCGCTCACAGCAGCGGCTTATCTTCAACAGGAGCGACGGGGACGGAGCGAGGCAGCCGGCGCATGCGGGCAAGAAGGTGGGAAGGAACGATCCCTGCCCCTGCGGAAGCGGGAAGAAGCACAAGAAGTGCTGCGGGGTCGCCTGA